The Pseudomonas sp. TH06 genome has a window encoding:
- the arnT gene encoding lipid IV(A) 4-amino-4-deoxy-L-arabinosyltransferase yields the protein MTSDNKPLRHAVRHLSQAPTARTFERWAIPGLLLAFVLFYLLPLMSHGLWIPDETRYGQISQEMLLSGNWVAPHFMGIRYFEKPIAGYWMIAIGQAIFGDNLFGVRIASALSTGVSVWLTYLLAQRLWNSPRLSAACALLFMSFGLIAGQAGYANLDPQFTLWVNLSLVAVWFAIDSRNTAARIGSWALLGAACGMGLMTKGFLALLLPVLIALPYMIWQRRFGELLRFGPVAVLVAALVSVPWALAVHVREPDFWRFFFWHEHIRRFAAGDDAQHARPWWFYLPLLFAATLPWALLLPSTLIRTWREKAQPKIAFLALWFLLPLAFFSLSSGKLPTYIMPCLMPLALLMGHTVVNWLDSSNARVLRLNGVINTVLASVALIALIYLQASKEIYQNTEMFSLSLVFIVLIGWIIANALQIMRPLTLWAMPALGIGLLIALLPAAMPAQIVDSKMPDQFIAEHQQALSETTSLLSNDLGAASALSWRLKRPQVDLFNTVGELKYGLDDPAMASRKVGLDNVGQWMTEARKKGSVGVVMRVNSVQEAQEIELLPPDGKHYQRGNLQIYLFSKTQP from the coding sequence ATGACGTCTGATAACAAACCGTTGCGCCACGCTGTCCGGCATTTATCGCAAGCGCCAACAGCACGAACATTTGAACGCTGGGCGATTCCCGGTCTGCTCCTCGCCTTTGTGCTGTTTTACCTGCTGCCGCTGATGAGCCACGGCTTATGGATCCCCGATGAAACCCGTTACGGCCAGATCAGCCAGGAAATGCTCCTGAGCGGCAACTGGGTCGCGCCGCATTTCATGGGCATTCGTTACTTCGAGAAACCGATTGCCGGTTACTGGATGATCGCCATCGGTCAGGCGATTTTTGGCGACAACCTGTTTGGCGTCAGGATCGCCTCGGCGCTGAGCACCGGTGTGAGTGTCTGGCTGACCTATCTGCTGGCTCAGCGACTGTGGAACAGTCCGCGTCTCAGCGCCGCGTGCGCGCTGCTGTTCATGAGTTTTGGTTTGATCGCCGGTCAGGCCGGATATGCCAACCTCGATCCGCAGTTCACCTTGTGGGTCAACCTGAGTCTGGTGGCGGTCTGGTTTGCCATCGACAGTCGCAACACCGCGGCGCGGATTGGCAGTTGGGCGTTGCTGGGCGCGGCGTGCGGCATGGGCCTGATGACCAAAGGCTTTCTCGCTCTGCTGCTGCCGGTATTGATCGCCCTGCCCTACATGATCTGGCAACGCCGTTTTGGCGAACTGCTGCGCTTTGGCCCGGTGGCGGTGTTGGTGGCCGCGCTTGTCAGCGTGCCGTGGGCGCTGGCCGTGCACGTACGCGAACCGGACTTCTGGCGATTCTTCTTCTGGCATGAACACATCCGCCGTTTCGCTGCCGGCGATGACGCCCAGCATGCGCGGCCATGGTGGTTCTACCTGCCGCTGCTGTTTGCTGCCACGTTGCCATGGGCGCTGTTGTTGCCGTCGACGTTGATCCGCACCTGGCGCGAAAAGGCTCAGCCGAAAATTGCCTTCCTCGCTTTGTGGTTCCTGCTGCCGCTGGCGTTCTTCAGCCTGAGCAGCGGCAAATTGCCGACCTACATCATGCCGTGCCTGATGCCACTGGCCTTGTTGATGGGCCATACCGTGGTGAACTGGCTCGACAGTAGTAACGCGCGGGTGCTGCGTCTGAACGGCGTGATCAACACAGTGCTGGCCAGTGTCGCGCTGATTGCCCTGATCTACTTGCAGGCAAGCAAAGAGATTTACCAAAACACCGAGATGTTCAGCCTGTCGCTGGTGTTCATCGTGCTGATCGGCTGGATCATCGCCAACGCCCTGCAAATCATGCGGCCGCTGACCTTGTGGGCGATGCCGGCATTGGGCATTGGTCTGCTGATTGCGCTGCTGCCAGCGGCGATGCCGGCGCAGATCGTCGACAGCAAAATGCCGGATCAGTTTATTGCCGAACACCAGCAGGCGTTGAGCGAAACCACTTCACTGCTGAGCAACGACCTCGGCGCCGCATCCGCCTTGTCGTGGCGCCTGAAGCGTCCGCAGGTTGACCTGTTCAACACCGTCGGCGAGCTGAAATACGGCCTCGATGACCCGGCGATGGCCTCGCGCAAGGTGGGTCTGGACAACGTCGGCCAATGGATGACCGAGGCGCGCAAAAAAGGCTCGGTGGGTGTGGTGATGCGCGTCAACAGTGTTCAGGAAGCCCAGGAGATCGAGCTGTTGCCGCCGGATGGCAAGCATTACCAGCGCGGCAACCTGCAAATCTACCTCTTCAGCAAAACTCAGCCATGA